The following are encoded in a window of Arctopsyche grandis isolate Sample6627 chromosome 2, ASM5162203v2, whole genome shotgun sequence genomic DNA:
- the LOC143921141 gene encoding uncharacterized protein LOC143921141, whose protein sequence is MGVFEIHNEDGREGFQNDSRIEVTRKTVFSEDGKQYIEGEWQENNLTKLLSCQFNTRFTDEKTFYIRNQTPEYLFIIDHEDFIARVKISDTTGLYVKNSFLDNRIICELLFNKIKITEIFKDGLMNKKKHCYKDFISLISDICHKIGYDIAVNDDILQIYIEIGNINEEDVLLKNDLIMNKLVENKYVSEEIKDIARTFLNILQSIEKRNDTLPNIEIAEIEDFNLTEEVTKIIGEGLEHHKRTLHDNCFIFFDNYNFKDLSAEQLLFITKNDMKMMSDLASVSDNKCFSKILNLFQALFIEKVESATKYVSYRKMAPMFNSVTYYIFKSFTELIETISSITKTSVEDTLNIIQTNSTINWESPCSLDLSMERQCRFLFQLITFFSKGSYYEYTYEYTFKFLTSKNVLSKRNVTHENLRKLLNLKVSLRIFNVEFASIPEDRRIWLYLLDDAMSIEGNDCCFENFQPVLSDFVNYISKSDSSLEVFRIFTHNLIQFIVNGERCLSYFRNLDVSESL, encoded by the coding sequence ATGGGAgtttttgaaattcataatgaaGATGGACGGGAAGGATTCCAGAATGATAGTCGAATCGAGGTGACGAGAAAAACGGTGTTCAGCGAAGATGGAAAACAATACATCGAGGGAGAGTGGCAGGAAAAcaatttaacaaaattattatccTGTCAATTTAATACTAGGTTCACCGATGAAAAGACGTTTTACATCAGAAACCAAACTCCagaatatttgtttataatagATCATGAAGATTTTATTGCTCGTGTAAAAATTTCAGATACAACTGGTTTATATGTGAAAAATAGCTTTTTGGATAACCGTATCATATGTgagcttttatttaacaaaattaaaataacggaaatttttaaagatggtttaatgaataaaaagaaaCATTGCTACAAAGATTTTATCTCACTTATCAGTGACATTTGCCATAAGATTGGTTATGATATCGCTGTCAATGatgatattttacaaatatatattgaaattggaAACATAAATGAAGAAGATGTGCTACTTAAGAATGATTTGATTATGAATAAACTCgtcgaaaataaatatgtttcagagGAAATCAAAGACATTGCAAGAACATTCTTGAATATATTACAGTCTATTGAAAAAAGAAATGACACACTACCAAATATAGAAATTGCCGAAATTGAGGATTTCAATCTTACCGAAGAAGTGACAAAAATCATCGGTGAAGGACTAGAACACCATAAAAGAACTTTACATgacaattgttttatttttttcgacaatTACAACTTCAAGGATCTATCAGCAGAGCAGCTtctatttataacaaaaaatgaCATGAAAATGATGTCAGATCTTGCATCTGTCTCTGACAATAAatgtttttctaaaattttaaaccTGTTTCAAGCCCTTTTCATCGAAAAAGTTGAATCCGCTACGAAATACGTTTCTTATAGAAAAATGGCACCAATGTTCAATTCAGTtacttattacatttttaaaagcttcaCCGAGCTTATCGAAACCATAAGCAGTATTACAAAAACATCTGTTGAAGATACTTTGAATATCATACAAACAAATTCTACTATAAACTGGGAATCCCCTTGTTCCTTAGATTTGTCCATGGAAAGACAGTGTCGCTTCCTCTTTCAATTGATTACGTTTTTCAGTAAAGGTTCATACTATGAATACACTTATGAATacacttttaaatttttaacgtcTAAAAACGTTTTGAGTAAACGCAACGTTACTCATGAAAATTTgaggaaattattaaatttaaaagttagccttcgtatatttaatgttgaatttgcAAGTATACCAGAAGACCGACGCATATGGTTATACTTACTCGATGATGCAATGTCCATAGAAGGGAATGATTGCtgttttgaaaatttccaaccCGTGTTGTCTGATTTTGTGAATTACATCAGCAAATCCGATAGCTCTTTGGAAGTATTTCGCATCTTCACCCACAACCTCATACAGTTTATCGTAAATGGAGAGCGATGTTTGTCATATTTTAGGAATCTTGATGTGTCGGAGTcactttaa
- the LOC143921156 gene encoding uncharacterized protein LOC143921156: protein MDSINLYYQNVRGLRTKTDIFLRNINMSNYDIILLTETWLIDTISDEKLFDERYIVWRRDRNYVRLNQKRGGGCLVATKRELGVVPRPEWHSSVEDMWISLTLRNITNHRNLLKFHVCVLYLCSENIGNSFNTQLTNFLENMSTISTNYPDDRFLIVGDFNLSNIQWSQDISRGGLMPINSLRSTEMTLIDALHFCNFKQYNGVLNLFGRILDLVLSNEHLVVDACLDPLVPEDPYHKSLLITADLTIYRSLRSKPYTRFLFDLGNYNEIQNELNSVSWSYLHTVSFDDAVNSFYKLIYNLIYPTETCSK from the coding sequence atggattctattaatttatattatcaaaatgtacgtggtctccgtacaaaaactgatatttttttacgaaatataaacatgtccaattatgatattattttgcttactgaaacTTGGTTGATTGACACTATAAGTGATGAGAAactctttgatgaaagatatatagtatggcgaagagatcgtaattatgttagATTAAACCAAAAACGTGGTGGTGGTTGCCTTGTAGCAACTAAGCGTGAACTTGGAGTTGTTCCACGTCCAGAATGGCACTCTTCTGTGGAAGATATGTGGATATCTCTCACTTTACGCAACATcactaatcatcgcaaccttctcaaatttcatgtatgtgtattgtatttatgttctgagaacataggtaattcttttaatactcaacttactaattttcttgaaaacatgtctactatttcaacaaactacccggatgatagatttttaatcgtgggagatttcaatctaagtaatatccaatggtcccaggatatctccagaggaggacttatGCCTATCAATTCAttaagaagcaccgaaatgactcttattgatgcattacatttttgtaactttaaacaatataatggagtacttaacttattcggccgtattcttgatctagttttatcaaatgaacatttggtagtagatgcctgtttagatcctctcgttcctgaggatccttatcataaatctcttttaattactgctgatctaactatttatcgatcacttagatctaaaccttatactagattcctttttgatcttggtaactataacgagattcaaaatgaattaaactctgtttcttggtcttatttacatactgtttcttttgatgatgctgtaaattcattttataaacttatatataatttaatatatcccacagaaacatgttcaaagtag